Sequence from the Actinocatenispora sera genome:
ACGGAAGGACGACATCCACAGGGCTGTGCATAAGTGGAGCCGCGGTGACGAGGGGCGAGACGATCGACGTATGAGCGCCTGGGGCACGGAGAAGAGCCGGCAGTCGAAGGGTCATCCGGACGGCGTCGTGTGCTGGGCGACGGCCCGGCCCAGGCCGTCGGTGACTGCGTTCGTTGCGGGAATCGTGCGCCGCGTGCGTCGGCTTGGGCGGGCGAGTCAGCGTGAACTCGCGGACGTGGTCGGATTGAGTCCCTCGGTGATCGGTCGGATCGAGACCGGCTCGTACCGACTGAGCGTCGAGGTGTTCGATCGGATCCTCGCCACGGTGGGGCTGCACCTGAGCGTGCTGGACGATGAGGGTCGGCTGGTGCTGCCGATGCAGGTGTGGGACGACACCCGCGACGGTGCCGGACGACGCTACCCTGCCCATCTCGACACGATCCTGGATCCTGTCGCCGGAGAATGGTGGGGCGACATCTACGGGCTGGCGCGGCCGCCGGAGACGTTTCATAGGGACCCGCAGCGGCGGGAGGCGCAGCGGCGTCGCAGCCAGTGGGAGGTGCGGGTCGCGCAGTATCGGTTCGATCCGCCTCCTCCCGATCCCCTGCACGATCCCGGCTGGCAGCATCGCACGGCGTGGCGCCGAGGCGCCTGGGCGGATGCGCGGATCAGGCGGTGCGGCGGGATTCGATGACGGCGGAGACCGGGGCCTCGTAGTCGTACCAGCGGCGGTGCGGGCGGAAGCCGAGTTCGGCGTTGACCCGCAGCATCTGCTCGTCACCGACCGGCTGCCAGGTCTGCACCGTGGCGACCTGCCGTTCGGCCGTACGCAGCGCGAGCAGCAGCCGGGCCTTCATGGTCAGCCCGAGCCCGTAGCCACGATGCTCCGGCACCACGATCGTGTCGTACTGGTCGGCGCGGT
This genomic interval carries:
- a CDS encoding helix-turn-helix domain-containing protein, with protein sequence MSAWGTEKSRQSKGHPDGVVCWATARPRPSVTAFVAGIVRRVRRLGRASQRELADVVGLSPSVIGRIETGSYRLSVEVFDRILATVGLHLSVLDDEGRLVLPMQVWDDTRDGAGRRYPAHLDTILDPVAGEWWGDIYGLARPPETFHRDPQRREAQRRRSQWEVRVAQYRFDPPPPDPLHDPGWQHRTAWRRGAWADARIRRCGGIR